A genomic segment from Anticarsia gemmatalis isolate Benzon Research Colony breed Stoneville strain chromosome 12, ilAntGemm2 primary, whole genome shotgun sequence encodes:
- the LOC142977100 gene encoding uncharacterized protein LOC142977100, producing the protein MAEPQAPAAIKPCQPPKMNELLIQNMNTWGNIQYNIPLRLSNNETRSAASIALRHIPEIPHSLDCKINDPLPERLTGRDMVVEKESYKTTTGEYCVKPNPNKAMERADCSINCRRVIFMTGVEKRLQGISITQPTIMSETKERFRGLTKSPLAPPDVRVLAPDPEYIFDVVAAGRNEATPISDASAGYRKQLDPYFSTYRSFYKPFTADDQYNIGAKDHITFFTEAKVPRVKGFGPRHKEIWMPLTSKVHRGVYDRIHVKKEYKEVAACHNPVNNIKGVFVSETKKKYKIPYASSALASWSHGESFDLAPFPPNPFQTNIAPFMYCSDYCHIARGTTPYIVIDQIPAKMPVHKHCKERFIVSRN; encoded by the exons aTGGCTGAACCGCAAGCACCGGCGGCAATAAAGCCATGCCAGCCGCCGAAAATGAACGAGTTATTGATTCAGAACATGAACACATGGGGTAACATTCAGTACAATATACCTCTGAGGTTGTCTAACAATGAGACGAGGTCCGCTGCCAGCATTGCTCTTAGACATATTCCTGAAATACCGCACAGTTTGGATTGT AAAATAAACGATCCACTGCCAGAGCGGTTAACAGGACGAGATATGGTCGTAGAGAAAGAGTCTTATAAAACAACGACGGGTGAATATTGTGTGAAGCCGAACCCTAACAAAGCTATGGAGAGAGCTGATTGCTCTATTAATTGCCGAAGGGTCATCTTCATGACTGGCGTTGAAAAACGG CTACAAGGCATAAGTATAACACAGCCTACAATCATGTCAGAGACGAAGGAACGTTTTAGAGGTCTGACTAAGTCTCCCCTGGCGCCTCCTGATGTTAGAGTACTTGCACCAGACCCTGAATATATCTTTGAT GTAGTTGCGGCTGGAAGGAATGAAGCTACTCCCATTTCGGACGCATCTGCTGGCTATCGAAAACAGCTTGATCCATACTTTTCGACGTATAGGTCTTTCTATAAGCCATTCACAGCTGACGACCAGTATAATATTGGAGCGAAAGACCACATCACGTTCTTTACTGAAGCTAAGGTTCCGAGG GTAAAAGGATTTGGCCCAAGACATAAAGAAATATGGATGCCTTTGACAAGTAAGGTCCACAGGGGAGTGTACGATCGCATCCACGTGAAAAAGGAATATAAAGAAGTGGCTGCTTGTCACAACCCTGTGAATAACATCAAAGG agttTTTGTGTCGGAAACAAAGAAGAAATACAAAATACCATACGCGTCTTCAGCTCTTGCGTCTTGGAGTCACGGAGAAAGTTTCGACCTGGCTCCGTTCCCGCCGAACCCCTTCCAAACAAACATCGCTCCTTTCATGTATTGCAGCGACTACTGTCATATTGCTAGAGGGACTACTCCTTACATTGTTATTGACCAAATACCTGCCAAGATGCCAGTACATAAACATTGTAAGGAAAGATTCATCGTTTCCAGAAACTAG
- the LOC142977099 gene encoding uncharacterized protein LOC142977099 isoform X1: MTDTHGSHHRRSRVFSTENMKLTSSASEQNVYFTYVCLVDDLRPTESITPTECDNFDKQYSLLNLQNTDGRGKTVKPEGSAIQVERTKAVHELVEAMKNNKSKNDEGNCPAVPPTPYPTTSGEDSESETEHNTFLSCDNPNILKLTKMKWLSEDPDSAHDSSSPSVSSATSNTSSCSKNSECDVTVRHSFDDKYLSTILRLDKEHNMFGLSSIAIVGSNLSKQKRGKDEEKPVFPQTAIVQICCAKGCCRNMSKTDLPASLKCGACRGCFFDPNCIFCASVCNPLICDPPPPCNPPCGACPRSSCNCKGQCPPLGCKVDCTSCFGLKIKLNRKAKYDPAPVELTPRSSCILHKPFAARSCHHLPQCVPPSSCFPYLMPCFWPARPSAPCSTPTRCFHNPPCPAPRQKRRVPLPPQYKCPRHPPCGGKDEKDKQTKCTNEVCPGNIPAMRQAIESRFGRSK; the protein is encoded by the exons ATGACGGACACACATGGCAGCCACCACCGCCGCTCCAGAGTATTTTCAACAGAAAACATGAAACTAACAAGCAGTGCTTCTGAACAAAACGTATATTTCACCTACGTGTGTCTCGTCGACGACCTACGACCAACAGAATCAATAACCCCTACAGAATGCGATAATTTCGACAAACAATACAGTTTACTGAATCTGCAGAATACAGATGGACGTGGAAAAAca GTAAAGCCAGAAGGATCAGCCATCCAAGTGGAAAGAACAAAAGCAGTTCATGAACTTGTAGAAGCCATGAAAAACAACAAGTCTAAAAACGATGAAGGAAATTGTCCTGCGGTACCTCCCACGCCTTAT cCAACAACTTCTGGTGAAGATAGCGAATCTGAAACTGAGCATAATACCTTCCTGAGCTGTGATAACCCAAACATTCTGAAATTAACCAAAATGAAGTGGCTTTCCGAAGACCCCGACAGTGCACATGATTCtag TTCACCGTCAGTATCCTCTGCCACGTCGAACACAAGCTCTTGTAGTAAGAATTCTGAATGCGATGTCACCGTACGGCATAGTTTTGACGACAAATACCTGTCTACAATATTGCGATTGGACAAAGAACATAACATGTTTGGGCTCTCTAGCATAGCTATTGTTGGATCTAATTTATCGAAACAAAAGCGTGGTAAGGATGAAGAAAAGCCTGTGTTTCCTCAGACTGCAATCGTCCAAATATGTTGTGCTAAGGGCTGCTGTAGGAATATG AGTAAGACTGATTTGCCAGCATCTTTGAAGTGTGGCGCGTGCAGAGGATGCTTTTTTGATCCAAATTGCATTTTTTGTGCAAGCGTATGTAATCCATTAATTTGC GATCCACCGCCTCCTTGCAATCCACCC TGCGGTGCATGCCCGCGAAGTTCATGCAACTGTAAG gGACAATGTCCACCGCTAGGCTGCAAGGTTGATTGTACCAGTTGCTTCGGTTTAAAG ATAAAATTGAATCGCAAAGCGAAATACGATCCAGCGCCGGTCGAGTTAACGCCACGGTCCAGCTGTATATTGCATAAA CCGTTTGCAGCAAGATCCTGTCACCACCTGCCTCAATGCGTTCCACCATCTTCTTGCTTCCCGTACCTAATGCCGTGCTTCTGGCCGGCTCGACCCTCGGCCCCCTGCTCCACTCCAACCCGCTGCTTCCATAACCCACCCTGCCCTGCACCGAGACAAAAACGAAGAGTACCTTTACCTCCTCAATACAAATGTCCACGG CATCCTCCTTGTGGAGGTAAAGATGAAAAGGACAAGCAAACCAAATGTACGAATGAAGTATGCCCTGGG AATATTCCTGCGATGAGGCAAGCGATTGAAAGCAGATTCGGACGTTCCAAATAA
- the LOC142977099 gene encoding uncharacterized protein LOC142977099 isoform X2, which translates to MTDTHGSHHRRSRVFSTENMKLTSSASEQNVYFTYVCLVDDLRPTESITPTECDNFDKQYSLLNLQNTDGRGKTVKPEGSAIQVERTKAVHELVEAMKNNKSKNDEGNCPAPTTSGEDSESETEHNTFLSCDNPNILKLTKMKWLSEDPDSAHDSSSPSVSSATSNTSSCSKNSECDVTVRHSFDDKYLSTILRLDKEHNMFGLSSIAIVGSNLSKQKRGKDEEKPVFPQTAIVQICCAKGCCRNMSKTDLPASLKCGACRGCFFDPNCIFCASVCNPLICDPPPPCNPPCGACPRSSCNCKGQCPPLGCKVDCTSCFGLKIKLNRKAKYDPAPVELTPRSSCILHKPFAARSCHHLPQCVPPSSCFPYLMPCFWPARPSAPCSTPTRCFHNPPCPAPRQKRRVPLPPQYKCPRHPPCGGKDEKDKQTKCTNEVCPGNIPAMRQAIESRFGRSK; encoded by the exons ATGACGGACACACATGGCAGCCACCACCGCCGCTCCAGAGTATTTTCAACAGAAAACATGAAACTAACAAGCAGTGCTTCTGAACAAAACGTATATTTCACCTACGTGTGTCTCGTCGACGACCTACGACCAACAGAATCAATAACCCCTACAGAATGCGATAATTTCGACAAACAATACAGTTTACTGAATCTGCAGAATACAGATGGACGTGGAAAAAca GTAAAGCCAGAAGGATCAGCCATCCAAGTGGAAAGAACAAAAGCAGTTCATGAACTTGTAGAAGCCATGAAAAACAACAAGTCTAAAAACGATGAAGGAAATTGTCCTGCG cCAACAACTTCTGGTGAAGATAGCGAATCTGAAACTGAGCATAATACCTTCCTGAGCTGTGATAACCCAAACATTCTGAAATTAACCAAAATGAAGTGGCTTTCCGAAGACCCCGACAGTGCACATGATTCtag TTCACCGTCAGTATCCTCTGCCACGTCGAACACAAGCTCTTGTAGTAAGAATTCTGAATGCGATGTCACCGTACGGCATAGTTTTGACGACAAATACCTGTCTACAATATTGCGATTGGACAAAGAACATAACATGTTTGGGCTCTCTAGCATAGCTATTGTTGGATCTAATTTATCGAAACAAAAGCGTGGTAAGGATGAAGAAAAGCCTGTGTTTCCTCAGACTGCAATCGTCCAAATATGTTGTGCTAAGGGCTGCTGTAGGAATATG AGTAAGACTGATTTGCCAGCATCTTTGAAGTGTGGCGCGTGCAGAGGATGCTTTTTTGATCCAAATTGCATTTTTTGTGCAAGCGTATGTAATCCATTAATTTGC GATCCACCGCCTCCTTGCAATCCACCC TGCGGTGCATGCCCGCGAAGTTCATGCAACTGTAAG gGACAATGTCCACCGCTAGGCTGCAAGGTTGATTGTACCAGTTGCTTCGGTTTAAAG ATAAAATTGAATCGCAAAGCGAAATACGATCCAGCGCCGGTCGAGTTAACGCCACGGTCCAGCTGTATATTGCATAAA CCGTTTGCAGCAAGATCCTGTCACCACCTGCCTCAATGCGTTCCACCATCTTCTTGCTTCCCGTACCTAATGCCGTGCTTCTGGCCGGCTCGACCCTCGGCCCCCTGCTCCACTCCAACCCGCTGCTTCCATAACCCACCCTGCCCTGCACCGAGACAAAAACGAAGAGTACCTTTACCTCCTCAATACAAATGTCCACGG CATCCTCCTTGTGGAGGTAAAGATGAAAAGGACAAGCAAACCAAATGTACGAATGAAGTATGCCCTGGG AATATTCCTGCGATGAGGCAAGCGATTGAAAGCAGATTCGGACGTTCCAAATAA